The following proteins are encoded in a genomic region of Acidobacteriota bacterium:
- a CDS encoding UDP-N-acetylmuramoyl-tripeptide--D-alanyl-D-alanine ligase — MPPGALFVALKGERFDAHAFLAEAKAKGAGAAVVRKGTPAVPGLPFFEVDDTLRALGALAAFHRRRFAIPVAAVAGSNGKTTTKEMLASILRTRGPALATEGNLNNEIGVPLTVFRMAPEHRAAVLELGMSAPGELARLTAIARPDAGVVTLVAAEHLEFLRDLDGVADAEGELYRGLLPGSFAVVNADDARCVAQADRAAVGVKKIFFGRSPLADVRLLESTSLGMEGQKILLEGEEWEGDAGAARSLGGMKLQRSRCEVTLGFVGEHNAMNAAAAAAVARALSFTFEEISRGLSSARPYSHRSRVVAGIGGVTILDDCYNASPTSMEAALATLASLVAGGKGRAVAVLGDMLELGSAEEEEHRRLGRNALKCVELAAFFGPRSSLTFEEFRSSSSSSSSAHFTEMEPLLAWLRPCLAPGDVLLVKGSRGMKLERVVDALAAGPAA, encoded by the coding sequence ATCCCGCCCGGCGCGCTGTTCGTCGCCCTGAAGGGTGAGCGCTTCGACGCGCACGCGTTCCTCGCAGAGGCGAAGGCGAAGGGCGCCGGCGCGGCCGTCGTCCGGAAGGGCACGCCGGCCGTGCCGGGTCTTCCTTTCTTCGAGGTGGACGACACGCTCCGGGCCCTCGGCGCGCTCGCGGCGTTCCACCGCCGGCGCTTCGCGATCCCCGTCGCGGCGGTCGCGGGCTCCAACGGCAAGACGACGACGAAGGAAATGCTCGCGTCGATCCTGAGGACGCGCGGCCCGGCGCTCGCGACGGAGGGAAACCTCAACAACGAGATCGGCGTCCCGCTGACGGTCTTCCGGATGGCGCCGGAGCACCGCGCGGCCGTCCTCGAGCTCGGGATGTCGGCGCCGGGCGAGCTGGCGCGGCTCACGGCGATCGCGCGGCCGGACGCGGGCGTCGTCACGCTCGTCGCGGCCGAGCACCTCGAGTTCCTGAGAGACCTCGACGGCGTGGCGGACGCCGAAGGGGAGCTCTATCGCGGCCTCCTCCCGGGCTCCTTCGCGGTCGTCAACGCGGACGACGCGCGCTGCGTGGCGCAGGCGGACCGCGCCGCGGTCGGCGTGAAGAAGATCTTCTTTGGCCGGAGTCCCTTGGCGGACGTTCGTCTTCTCGAGTCGACTTCCCTCGGAATGGAAGGCCAGAAGATTCTCTTAGAAGGTGAAGAATGGGAGGGGGATGCCGGAGCGGCCCGTTCGCTCGGCGGCATGAAGCTGCAGCGCAGCAGGTGCGAGGTCACGCTGGGGTTCGTGGGGGAGCACAACGCGATGAACGCGGCCGCAGCGGCGGCCGTGGCGCGGGCGCTCTCTTTCACTTTCGAAGAAATCTCCCGGGGTCTCTCCTCAGCCCGCCCGTATTCGCACCGCTCACGTGTCGTCGCGGGCATTGGCGGGGTCACGATCCTCGACGACTGCTACAACGCCTCGCCCACCTCCATGGAGGCCGCGCTCGCGACGCTGGCGTCGCTCGTGGCAGGTGGGAAAGGGAGGGCGGTCGCGGTGCTCGGCGACATGCTGGAGCTGGGGAGCGCCGAAGAGGAGGAGCATCGAAGGCTGGGGAGAAACGCGCTGAAGTGCGTCGAGCTGGCGGCATTTTTCGGGCCGCGTTCCTCCCTCACCTTCGAAGAATTCCGCTCTTCTTCTTCCTCGTCATCTTCCGCGCATTTCACCGAGATGGAGCCGCTGCTCGCGTGGCTCCGCCCGTGCCTCGCGCCGGGTGACGTGCTTCTCGTGAAGGGGAGCCGGGGAATGAAGCTCGAGCGCGTCGTGGACGCGCTCGCCGCGGGCCCGGCAGCCTGA
- a CDS encoding carboxylate-amine ligase yields MGAPRPSFTLGIEEEFQIVDPETRALKAHIQELFAEGESRLKDKIKREFHQSVIEVGTGICRNIAEARADSTNLRRELVRLTGEAGLAIGAAGTHPFTHWSEVPVTPSPRYERILYDLGTVARGNLIFGLHVHVAVEHDETRIALQNAARYFLPHVFALSTNSPFWGGRDTGWKSYRAKVFDRFPRTGIPDQFASWADYMGYVETLVKTNCIDNPKKIWWDVRPHPFFPTLEYRICDIPMRVDETICLAALFQAITVKLWKLHDKNLSYRLYSRALISENKYRAARFGIDGKLIDFGKKEEVPFTDLLGELLEFVDDVLDELGSRKEVEYVHTIVQRRTGADRQLEVFERTKSLPAVVDYILEETRHGLD; encoded by the coding sequence ATGGGCGCGCCCCGCCCGTCCTTCACCCTCGGAATCGAGGAAGAGTTCCAGATCGTCGACCCCGAGACGCGAGCGCTGAAGGCCCACATCCAGGAGCTCTTCGCGGAGGGCGAGTCGCGCCTCAAGGACAAGATCAAGCGCGAGTTCCACCAGTCCGTCATCGAGGTCGGGACGGGAATCTGCCGCAACATCGCCGAGGCGCGCGCGGACTCGACGAACCTCAGGCGCGAGCTCGTGCGCCTGACGGGCGAGGCGGGCCTCGCGATCGGCGCCGCCGGGACGCACCCGTTCACGCACTGGTCCGAGGTTCCCGTGACGCCGAGCCCGCGCTACGAGCGCATCCTCTACGACCTCGGGACCGTCGCGCGCGGCAACCTCATCTTCGGCCTGCACGTCCACGTCGCGGTCGAGCACGACGAGACGCGGATCGCGCTCCAGAACGCCGCGCGCTACTTCCTCCCGCACGTCTTCGCGCTCTCGACGAACTCGCCCTTCTGGGGCGGGCGCGACACGGGCTGGAAGAGCTACCGCGCGAAGGTGTTCGACCGGTTCCCGCGCACGGGCATCCCGGACCAGTTCGCCTCGTGGGCCGACTACATGGGCTACGTCGAGACCCTCGTGAAGACGAACTGCATCGACAACCCGAAGAAGATCTGGTGGGACGTGCGCCCGCACCCGTTCTTCCCGACGCTGGAGTACCGGATCTGCGACATCCCGATGCGCGTGGACGAGACGATCTGTCTCGCCGCGCTCTTCCAGGCCATCACCGTCAAGCTCTGGAAGCTCCACGACAAGAACCTCTCGTACCGCCTCTACTCGCGCGCCCTCATCAGCGAGAACAAGTACCGGGCCGCACGCTTCGGGATCGACGGGAAGCTCATCGACTTCGGCAAGAAGGAGGAAGTCCCGTTCACGGACCTCCTCGGCGAGCTGCTCGAGTTCGTGGACGACGTCCTCGACGAGCTCGGCTCGCGGAAGGAAGTGGAGTACGTCCACACGATCGTGCAGAGAAGGACCGGCGCGGACCGCCAGCTCGAAGTGTTCGAGCGGACGAAGAGCCTCCCGGCCGTCGTCGACTACATCCTCGAGGAGACGCGCCACGGCCTCGACTGA
- a CDS encoding esterase family protein — translation MKREYGSWKSSALSRPMEYLWFGDRGRPVLMFPTSMGRFYQNEDFGLTGALADKVDAGFLQLVCVDSVDEESWYNKNAHPRDRARRHDDYDRYLRDEMLPYIESRAGGNVVTVGASFGAYHAANLAGRYPGRVTKAICFSGLYDVSRYLDGYWDDLCYYHTPNAYIANMDDAWKEKLRAVEWVVATGEQDSLIRDNRDFAALLSRQGQRIQAEFWPGVFGHDWPFWNEHVRRFI, via the coding sequence ATGAAACGCGAATACGGCTCGTGGAAAAGCTCCGCGCTCTCGCGCCCGATGGAATACCTCTGGTTCGGGGACCGCGGGCGCCCCGTTCTCATGTTCCCGACCTCGATGGGGCGCTTCTACCAGAACGAGGACTTCGGCCTCACGGGCGCGCTCGCCGACAAGGTCGACGCCGGCTTTCTCCAGCTGGTCTGCGTGGATTCCGTGGACGAGGAGAGCTGGTACAACAAGAACGCGCACCCGCGCGACCGCGCCCGGCGCCACGACGACTACGACCGCTACCTGCGCGACGAGATGCTCCCGTACATCGAGAGCCGCGCCGGCGGGAACGTCGTCACGGTCGGCGCGAGCTTCGGCGCGTACCACGCGGCGAACCTCGCGGGCCGGTACCCCGGGCGCGTGACGAAGGCGATCTGCTTCTCCGGCCTCTACGACGTGTCGCGCTATCTCGACGGCTACTGGGACGACCTTTGCTACTACCACACGCCCAACGCCTACATTGCAAACATGGACGACGCGTGGAAGGAGAAGCTGCGGGCCGTCGAATGGGTCGTCGCGACGGGTGAGCAGGACTCCCTGATCCGCGACAACCGCGATTTCGCGGCGCTGCTCTCGCGGCAGGGTCAGAGAATCCAGGCCGAGTTCTGGCCCGGCGTCTTCGGGCACGACTGGCCGTTCTGGAACGAGCACGTCCGCCGCTTCATCTGA
- a CDS encoding protein kinase → MTLFRSGEELTLPELARAQGLASNTFTVVDVIRGGMGVCAKVRQGQGPAFAVKALPAGEKQGEAFERFLVELQTWLKLSVCDGIVEALCVFTYKDTPVVCSRWMNGGNLRPHLSEKDPEVFYRTIVRIAGALEWAHREHGILHLDLKPENILIDDLHRAAVSDWGIAGTRGEIDPAAADGSMVIYGTAAYASPEQLLGGVPLDVRSDIYSLCCLMYEWETGRVPFTGDWHEIRGAKIRNEPSRLASGMFRRSTFGADDIIMRGLERERHGRYPDWKSFATDVLNASLRRELKIGRFVPKMRYQASEVRSDTLRAKVATGAMVTGRGGSTVDIRGAKKELDEALRFAEKEDWAGAVAILSRVVLPSVVREHPDDPLQQTSAITLARSLLKLDRPAEAVTALDALSAATDKPSDMFALLADAHLRLGNPSLAERAARTGLLLHKTDAGLLDLLLAAQGAQGLSSDAVATARQRLAGRRDAGTLLDAAAQLLHQAAAVPETRLPEQLAGLHEALALAAEARNLSPRDPRPRVIRARALQGLERWAEAKAELAGFPEGGDAALRRAAAETEARGLLRLKEYAGCLALCNKALAAHPESTSLARTRALAFAEGFILGVETGGRRVVDDTAMSFFERAVADPAVREPGDFVTLARYREWTGRAETAVSVLRDGKDAFPKSWEIGVALARLLERRGDFEESLEAAQETTRSAPFRPEAWRALAAVKGVLGPKAEADEARQKGAQAEKRLKELRAKPA, encoded by the coding sequence GTGACTTTGTTTCGTTCAGGCGAAGAACTGACCCTGCCGGAGCTGGCACGGGCGCAGGGGCTCGCCTCCAACACGTTCACGGTCGTCGACGTCATCCGCGGCGGGATGGGCGTCTGCGCGAAGGTCCGCCAGGGCCAGGGCCCGGCGTTCGCCGTGAAGGCGCTGCCGGCGGGCGAGAAGCAGGGCGAGGCCTTCGAGCGCTTCCTCGTCGAGCTCCAGACCTGGCTGAAGCTGTCGGTCTGCGACGGAATCGTCGAGGCGCTCTGCGTTTTCACGTACAAGGACACCCCGGTCGTGTGCTCGCGCTGGATGAACGGCGGGAACCTCCGGCCGCACCTTTCGGAAAAGGACCCGGAGGTCTTCTACCGGACGATCGTGCGCATCGCGGGTGCGCTGGAGTGGGCCCACCGCGAGCACGGAATCCTCCACCTCGACCTCAAGCCCGAGAACATCCTGATCGACGACCTGCACCGCGCCGCGGTGTCGGACTGGGGGATCGCGGGGACGCGCGGCGAGATCGACCCGGCCGCGGCGGACGGCTCGATGGTCATCTACGGCACCGCGGCGTACGCCTCGCCCGAGCAGCTCCTCGGGGGCGTGCCGCTCGACGTGCGGTCGGACATCTACAGCCTGTGCTGCCTCATGTACGAGTGGGAGACCGGGCGCGTCCCCTTCACGGGCGACTGGCACGAGATCCGCGGCGCAAAGATCCGCAACGAGCCTTCGCGCCTCGCCTCCGGGATGTTCCGCCGCTCCACGTTCGGCGCCGACGACATCATCATGCGCGGGCTCGAGCGCGAGCGGCACGGCCGCTACCCGGACTGGAAGTCGTTCGCCACGGACGTCCTGAACGCGTCCCTCAGGCGCGAGCTGAAGATCGGCCGGTTCGTTCCGAAGATGCGCTACCAGGCCTCCGAGGTGCGCAGCGACACGCTGCGCGCGAAGGTCGCGACCGGCGCCATGGTGACGGGCCGCGGCGGCTCGACGGTCGACATCCGCGGCGCCAAGAAGGAGCTGGACGAGGCGCTGCGTTTCGCGGAGAAGGAAGACTGGGCCGGCGCGGTCGCGATTCTCTCCCGCGTCGTCCTTCCGTCGGTCGTGCGGGAGCACCCGGACGACCCGCTCCAGCAGACTTCGGCGATCACGCTCGCGCGAAGCCTCCTGAAGCTCGACCGCCCCGCCGAGGCCGTCACCGCCCTCGACGCCCTTTCGGCCGCGACGGACAAGCCGTCGGACATGTTCGCGCTCCTTGCGGACGCGCACCTGCGCCTCGGCAACCCGAGCCTTGCCGAGCGCGCGGCACGCACGGGCCTCCTCCTGCACAAGACCGACGCGGGCCTTCTCGACCTTCTCCTCGCCGCGCAAGGCGCCCAGGGTCTCTCGTCGGACGCGGTCGCGACGGCGCGCCAGAGGCTCGCGGGTCGGCGGGACGCCGGAACGCTCCTCGACGCGGCTGCACAGCTCCTCCACCAGGCCGCGGCCGTCCCGGAGACCCGTCTGCCGGAGCAGCTCGCGGGGCTCCACGAGGCGCTCGCGCTCGCCGCGGAGGCGCGGAATCTTTCGCCGAGGGACCCCAGGCCCCGGGTGATCCGGGCGCGCGCCCTGCAGGGCCTCGAGCGCTGGGCCGAAGCGAAGGCGGAGCTCGCCGGGTTCCCCGAGGGCGGCGACGCCGCACTGAGGCGCGCGGCCGCCGAGACCGAGGCGCGCGGTCTCCTGCGCCTCAAGGAGTACGCGGGCTGCCTCGCCCTGTGCAACAAGGCGCTCGCGGCGCACCCGGAGAGCACGAGCCTCGCGCGAACGCGCGCGCTCGCGTTCGCGGAGGGTTTCATCCTGGGCGTCGAGACCGGGGGGCGCCGCGTCGTCGACGACACGGCGATGAGCTTCTTCGAGCGGGCGGTCGCCGATCCGGCGGTGCGCGAGCCGGGCGACTTCGTGACGCTCGCGCGCTACCGCGAGTGGACGGGGCGTGCCGAGACCGCGGTCTCGGTGCTGAGGGACGGGAAGGACGCCTTCCCGAAGTCGTGGGAGATCGGCGTCGCGCTCGCGCGCCTCCTCGAGAGGCGCGGCGACTTCGAGGAGTCCCTCGAGGCGGCGCAGGAGACGACGCGCAGCGCCCCGTTCCGGCCGGAAGCCTGGCGCGCGCTCGCCGCGGTCAAGGGCGTCCTCGGGCCGAAGGCCGAGGCGGACGAGGCGCGGCAGAAGGGCGCCCAGGCCGAGAAACGCCTCAAGGAGCTTCGCGCGAAGCCCGCCTGA